A region of Vigna radiata var. radiata cultivar VC1973A chromosome 6, Vradiata_ver6, whole genome shotgun sequence DNA encodes the following proteins:
- the LOC106763809 gene encoding glutamine synthetase cytosolic isozyme 2: protein MTREMTRTSQKRSERERKRHCFAFLFLHFYIIYSPFYTYSSSQTILFPLIFFSKTPTLATLAKPTKVFNHFQILKLASKKNIIVHFRDHTTLYRNSGTRKEKEKFSFCAKILYSKKMSLLSDLINLNLSNTSEKVIAEYIWIGGSGMDMRSKARTLSGPVNDPSELPKWTYDGSSTGQAPGADSEVLLYPQAIFKDPFRRGENILVMCDTYTAAGEPIPTNTRYNAAKIFSHPDVVAEEPWYGIEQEYTLLQKDVQWPLGWPIGGFPGPQGPYYCGVGANKAFGRDIVNSHFKACLYAGINITGINGEVMPGQWEFQIGPSAGISACDDLWVARYILERITEIAGVVLSFDPQPIKGDWNCAGAHTNFSTKSMRNDGGYEVIKKAISKLEKRHKEHIAAYGEGNERRLTGKHETANINTFIWGVANRGASIRVGRDTERKGKGYFEDRRPASNMDPYVVTSMIAQTTILWKP, encoded by the exons ATGACAAGAGAAATGACACGTACATCTCAAAAGAGAtctgaaagagagagaaagcggcattgttttgcatttttgtttctccatttttacattatttattccCCATTCTACACATACTCTTCCTCTCAAACCATACTATTTCCTCTCATATTTTTCTCCAAAACTCCAACTTTGGCTACGCTTGCAAAACCAACAAAAGTTTTCAATCATTTCCAGATTTTGAAACTTGCCTCAAAGAAAAACATCATCGTG CATTTCAGAGATCACACTACCTTGTACCGAAACAGTGGTAcaaggaaagagaaagagaaattcTCGTTCTGTGCTAAAATTTTGTATTCCAAGAAGATGTCGTTACTCTCCGATCTGATCAACCTTAACCTCTCCAACACTTCTGAGAAGGTGATCGCGGAATACATATG GATTGGTGGATCTGGTATGGACATGAGGAGTAAGGCACGG ACTCTTTCAGGTCCGGTTAATGATCCTTCCGAGCTTCCCAAATGGACCTATGATGGTTCCAGCACTGGTCAAGCTCCTGGAGCAGATAGTGAAGTGCTTTTATA TCCACAAGCAATTTTCAAGGATCCATTCAGGAGGGGTGAAAATATTCTG GTTATGTGTGATACTTACACTGCTGCGGGAGAACCCATTCCTACCAACACGAGATATAATGCGGCAAAGATATTTAGCCATCCTGATGTTGTTGCTGAAGAACCCTG GTATGGCATTGAGCAAGAATACACCTTGCTGCAGAAAGATGTCCAATGGCCCCTCGGATGGCCTATTGGTGGTTTTCCTGGACCCCAG GGACCCTACTATTGTGGTGTTGGAGCAAACAAAGCTTTCGGACGGGACATTGTGAACTCTCATTTCAAAGCATGTCTTTATGCAGGCATTAATATTACTGGAATTAATGGAGAAGTGATGCCCGGTCag TGGGAATTCCAAATTGGTCCATCGGCTGGCATATCTGCGTGTGACGACTTGTGGGTTGCTCGCTACATTTTGGAG AGGATCACCGAGATTGCTGGGGTGGTGCTTTCTTTTGATCCTCAACCGATTAAG GGTGATTGGAATTGTGCTGGCGCTCACACGAATTTCAG TACCAAGTCCATGAGAAACGATGGTGGCTATGAAGTCATCAAAAAAGCAATCAGTAAGTTGGAAAAGAGGCACAAGGAACACATAGCCGCTTATGGAGAAGGCAATGAACGTCGTTTAACAGGAAAACACGAGACAGCCAACATAAACACCTTCATATGG GGTGTTGCAAACCGTGGTGCTTCAATTAGGGTAGGGAGGGACACAGAGAGGAAAGGGAAGGGATACTTTGAGGATAGAAGGCCTGCATCTAACATGGACCCTTATGTCGTCACTTCCATGATTGCTCAGACAACCATTCTTTGGAAACCATGA